The Sporocytophaga myxococcoides genome contains a region encoding:
- the ffh gene encoding signal recognition particle protein, whose protein sequence is MFESLSSKIDKALKTLKGQGKITEINVASTVKEIRKALIDADVNYKVAKSVTDSIREKALGREVLIAVSPGQLLVKIVSEELTELMGGTKEDINTKGDPAVILIAGLQGSGKTTFSAKLASFLKKQNKNVLLAACDIYRPAAIDQLKVLGEQVGVEVYSEPENKNAVQIAKNAIEHAKKNNKKIVIVDTAGRLAIDEQMMKEIEEVKASVKPSETLFVVDSMTGQDAVNTAKTFNERLNFDGVVLTKLDGDTRGGAALSIRAVVDKPIKFISTGEKMEALDLFYPDRMAQRILGMGDVISLVERAQQVFDEEEAKKLNQKIRKNQFSFDDFLAQIQQIKKMGSIKDLVGMIPGMNKMMKDIDIDDNAFKPIEAIIRAMTLEERENPDIINGSRRKRIADGSGTTIQQVNNLIKQFSDMRKLMKNMNKMGKKGMPNMNAFGR, encoded by the coding sequence ATGTTCGAAAGTTTAAGTTCAAAAATTGATAAAGCCTTAAAGACTCTTAAAGGGCAGGGAAAAATTACTGAAATTAACGTAGCTTCTACGGTTAAGGAAATCAGAAAGGCGCTTATCGATGCCGACGTAAATTATAAAGTTGCAAAATCTGTAACAGATAGTATCAGAGAAAAAGCTTTGGGCCGTGAGGTGCTTATCGCAGTTTCTCCAGGTCAGCTTCTTGTTAAAATTGTCAGTGAAGAGCTTACTGAACTGATGGGGGGGACCAAAGAGGATATCAATACCAAAGGAGATCCTGCTGTTATTTTAATTGCAGGTTTGCAAGGTTCAGGTAAAACTACTTTTTCTGCAAAACTTGCAAGTTTTCTTAAAAAGCAAAATAAAAATGTATTGCTGGCAGCCTGCGATATTTATAGACCTGCGGCAATTGACCAGCTTAAAGTTCTTGGTGAGCAGGTAGGGGTCGAGGTTTATTCAGAACCTGAAAATAAAAATGCAGTTCAGATCGCTAAAAATGCTATTGAACATGCTAAAAAGAATAATAAAAAAATTGTAATAGTCGATACTGCCGGACGTCTTGCGATAGATGAGCAGATGATGAAGGAAATTGAAGAGGTAAAAGCCTCAGTTAAACCTTCTGAAACGCTCTTTGTCGTTGATTCAATGACTGGTCAGGATGCTGTAAACACAGCTAAAACCTTCAACGAACGACTGAATTTTGATGGCGTAGTTCTAACCAAATTAGATGGTGATACCAGAGGTGGTGCTGCTTTGTCAATCAGGGCAGTCGTGGACAAGCCTATAAAGTTCATTAGTACAGGTGAGAAAATGGAGGCATTAGACCTTTTCTACCCTGATCGTATGGCTCAAAGAATCCTGGGAATGGGAGACGTTATTTCGCTTGTTGAAAGAGCGCAGCAGGTTTTTGATGAAGAAGAAGCAAAAAAGCTAAATCAGAAAATAAGAAAAAATCAGTTTAGCTTTGATGACTTTTTAGCCCAAATTCAGCAGATTAAGAAGATGGGAAGTATTAAGGACCTGGTTGGGATGATTCCTGGTATGAATAAAATGATGAAGGATATAGATATCGATGATAATGCATTTAAACCTATTGAAGCTATTATAAGAGCTATGACCTTGGAGGAAAGAGAGAACCCGGATATCATCAACGGTAGCAGAAGAAAGAGGATTGCAGATGGTAGCGGTACTACTATTCAGCAGGTTAATAATCTTATCAAGCAATTCTCTGATATGAGAAAGTTAATGAAGAATATGAATAAAATGGGGAAAAAAGGGATGCCTAATATGAATGCATTTGGAAGGTAG
- a CDS encoding DUF6340 family protein, with protein sequence MRTIYLLFALVVISSCSKKGIITMNVLEPSVVRVHPSIKRFGVINRTLPAQKTKPLDDLEKLLTLEGINMDKEGAEASITALQNELAGDRFNLVFIEKNDLKTLGAGVFPNSLPLQTVSQLCQTYQVDAILSLEFFDTDTKLAVNVANTTISTPLGNVPGIVHNATLNTLVKTGWRIYDPMGSLVIMDECHLDRSFVSHSQGVNPMEAVKALVNRKEVVTRLGRESGTIYANRLLPYWTRVSRDYYIRGNNALKIATRKARAGNWDGAAEIWKNESSNSDPKIAGRAAYNYAIIHEINGDLDSAMKWAQKAYEDYNVKLALKYTRILRSRMARAQALEQ encoded by the coding sequence ATGAGAACCATTTACCTGCTTTTTGCTCTTGTAGTAATTTCATCATGTAGCAAAAAAGGCATTATTACCATGAATGTACTTGAGCCCTCTGTAGTTAGGGTGCACCCATCCATAAAAAGGTTTGGAGTAATAAACAGAACACTGCCTGCTCAAAAGACGAAACCTTTGGATGATTTAGAAAAGTTATTGACTCTTGAAGGAATAAATATGGATAAAGAAGGTGCAGAAGCAAGCATCACTGCTCTCCAAAATGAGCTTGCGGGGGATAGATTCAATTTGGTATTCATTGAGAAAAATGATCTTAAAACCTTGGGAGCTGGAGTGTTTCCTAATTCGCTTCCACTTCAAACAGTGTCTCAACTTTGCCAAACATATCAAGTGGATGCAATTTTATCTCTTGAATTTTTTGATACCGACACAAAACTAGCTGTAAATGTAGCAAATACAACTATTTCTACCCCATTGGGAAATGTACCGGGTATAGTCCATAACGCCACATTGAATACTCTAGTAAAAACTGGATGGCGTATATACGATCCAATGGGCTCACTGGTCATAATGGATGAATGTCATCTCGACCGAAGCTTCGTTTCACATAGTCAAGGAGTAAATCCAATGGAAGCCGTAAAAGCATTGGTAAATAGAAAAGAAGTGGTAACACGTTTGGGTAGAGAATCTGGTACCATTTATGCCAATAGGCTACTTCCATACTGGACACGTGTTTCAAGAGACTATTATATAAGAGGTAATAATGCTTTGAAAATTGCTACTAGAAAAGCCAGAGCTGGTAATTGGGACGGTGCAGCAGAGATATGGAAAAATGAAAGTTCAAATTCAGATCCAAAGATTGCAGGAAGAGCTGCTTATAATTATGCTATAATCCATGAAATAAATGGTGATCTTGATTCAGCAATGAAATGGGCCCAAAAAGCTTATGAAGATTACAATGTTAAATTGGCTTTAAAGTATACCAGAATACTAAGGAGCAGGATGGCCAGAGCTCAGGCACTTGAACAATAA
- a CDS encoding pyruvate dehydrogenase complex E1 component subunit beta: protein MREIQFREALREAMSEEMRRDDKVFLMGEEVAEYNGAYKVSQGMLDEFGPKRVIDTPIAELGFAGIGVGAAMNGLRPIVEFMTFNFSLVAIDQIINGAAKLMSMSGGQYSAPMVFRGPTGNAGMLSSQHSQNFENWYANCPGLKVVVPSTPADAKGLLKASIRDNDPVIFMESELMYGDKGAVPEGEYLTPIGTADIKREGTDVTIVSFGKFMKVALNAAQELAKDGISAEVIDLRTVRPIDYKTVVESVKKTNRLVIVEEAWPLASISSEIAYHVQRYAFDYLDAPIGRVTNRDLPLPYAPTLIEVILPNVKRTVEAAKSVLYR from the coding sequence ATGAGAGAGATTCAATTTAGAGAAGCCTTAAGAGAAGCCATGTCTGAAGAAATGAGAAGAGATGATAAAGTGTTTCTTATGGGTGAAGAAGTGGCTGAATACAATGGTGCATATAAAGTGAGTCAGGGAATGCTTGACGAGTTTGGCCCCAAAAGAGTTATTGACACTCCTATTGCAGAGCTTGGTTTTGCAGGTATCGGTGTAGGAGCTGCCATGAATGGTTTAAGACCAATTGTGGAATTTATGACATTTAACTTTTCTCTTGTCGCTATTGACCAGATTATCAATGGTGCAGCAAAATTAATGTCAATGTCAGGCGGACAATACTCCGCTCCTATGGTTTTCAGAGGGCCAACAGGAAACGCAGGTATGCTTAGCTCTCAGCATAGTCAAAACTTTGAAAACTGGTATGCAAACTGCCCTGGACTAAAAGTAGTGGTTCCTTCTACTCCCGCAGATGCAAAAGGACTTTTAAAAGCTTCTATCAGAGATAACGATCCGGTTATTTTTATGGAATCTGAATTGATGTACGGAGACAAAGGCGCTGTTCCAGAAGGCGAATACTTGACTCCAATTGGTACAGCTGATATTAAAAGAGAGGGAACTGATGTTACTATCGTGTCATTTGGTAAGTTTATGAAAGTTGCTCTTAATGCAGCTCAAGAACTTGCAAAAGATGGAATTTCCGCAGAAGTTATAGACTTAAGAACGGTAAGACCAATTGATTATAAAACAGTTGTCGAATCTGTTAAAAAAACTAACAGATTAGTTATAGTTGAAGAAGCATGGCCACTTGCGAGTATTTCATCTGAAATTGCATATCATGTACAAAGATATGCCTTTGATTATCTTGATGCTCCAATTGGAAGAGTAACTAACAGAGATCTTCCTCTTCCGTATGCTCCAACTCTAATTGAAGTAATACTTCCAAACGTTAAGAGAACTGTAGAAGCTGCCAAGTCTGTATTATACAGATAA
- a CDS encoding OmpA family protein — translation MTLTKKAPVALLLTGVLLLDGCALKQMVKMAKDQQLTVTPSPLEVHGDSVKFDLSAALPLKMLKKNKIYTLNTAYKYGDQKINLADVEFKSTDFPNAKTEQPKVSKAFSFGYKPEIGNGDLVVVGTASNITKSKTKSSAELPVAKGLITTSRLVKDIYYSAYAEHGYNNKEELIPVNVGFYFEQGSAKLSKNETKGSEAKNLDAFIAKKNATRTVTIIGYHSPEGTEAKNSKLAEERAKVIEKYYKDRMKYFNQKNAIDSINFVTKSVFQDWEPLKAKLESTTVLSPEEKSEILRIINGSGSFLDKEKEIEKLKSFKKLITKVYPELRTAKTEILTVKPKKSDLQISLLAKEISEKGLKADTLNYNELAYAATLTPILTEKEAIYTALIKKQDTWDAHNNLGAVYLEMAAKAIDNGTKIANADKAINQLELSLKIKDNAEARTNLAVAYLIKGLKDQATAEIQKADALQASTELKKGINAVKGTLEIKQAKYNDAIQSLSKANETNDVLYNLALANLLSRNYDAAKKGFEAVTAGNDKNAWGYYLSAVTAARLKDEGTLTKNLKRAVQLDSKLTEKALNDVEFLEYQNSENFKNAIK, via the coding sequence ATGACCTTGACTAAAAAAGCTCCTGTTGCATTGCTTTTGACTGGTGTTTTGCTTTTAGATGGCTGTGCCCTGAAGCAAATGGTAAAGATGGCAAAAGACCAACAATTGACTGTGACCCCTTCTCCTTTGGAGGTGCATGGTGACAGTGTTAAATTTGACCTTTCGGCCGCTCTTCCTCTTAAGATGCTTAAGAAGAACAAAATCTACACCTTAAATACTGCTTACAAATACGGAGATCAAAAAATTAACCTTGCAGATGTAGAATTTAAATCTACTGATTTCCCGAACGCTAAAACAGAACAACCAAAAGTAAGCAAAGCTTTTTCATTTGGTTACAAACCTGAAATCGGTAATGGTGATCTTGTTGTAGTAGGAACTGCTTCAAACATCACCAAAAGCAAAACCAAAAGCTCGGCTGAATTGCCAGTTGCAAAAGGTTTGATCACAACATCCAGACTTGTAAAAGACATTTATTATTCTGCCTATGCTGAACATGGGTATAACAATAAGGAAGAGCTGATCCCTGTTAATGTAGGTTTTTATTTTGAGCAAGGAAGTGCTAAACTTTCTAAAAATGAGACCAAAGGTTCTGAAGCTAAAAACCTTGATGCTTTTATAGCAAAGAAAAATGCTACAAGAACTGTAACAATCATAGGATATCACTCACCAGAAGGAACTGAGGCCAAAAACTCAAAACTGGCTGAAGAAAGAGCTAAGGTTATTGAGAAATACTACAAAGACAGAATGAAGTATTTCAATCAGAAAAATGCAATTGATTCCATAAACTTTGTAACTAAGAGCGTGTTCCAGGATTGGGAACCTCTAAAAGCGAAATTAGAATCTACAACAGTTCTTTCTCCTGAAGAAAAATCAGAAATATTAAGAATTATCAATGGTTCAGGCTCTTTCCTAGATAAAGAAAAAGAAATTGAAAAACTGAAATCTTTCAAAAAACTGATTACAAAAGTTTATCCTGAATTAAGAACTGCAAAAACTGAGATACTAACTGTAAAACCAAAGAAAAGTGACCTTCAGATTTCTCTTTTAGCTAAAGAAATTTCTGAAAAAGGTTTAAAAGCAGATACTCTTAACTACAACGAATTGGCATATGCAGCTACTCTTACTCCTATTTTAACTGAGAAAGAAGCTATCTATACAGCTTTAATTAAAAAGCAAGATACATGGGATGCTCATAACAACCTTGGAGCTGTATATCTTGAAATGGCTGCAAAAGCTATTGACAATGGAACTAAGATTGCAAATGCTGATAAGGCAATCAACCAACTTGAGCTTTCTTTAAAAATTAAAGACAATGCTGAAGCTCGTACAAACCTTGCAGTGGCTTACCTTATTAAAGGTTTGAAAGATCAGGCAACTGCCGAAATACAAAAAGCTGATGCTCTTCAAGCTTCTACTGAACTTAAAAAAGGTATCAATGCTGTAAAAGGAACGTTGGAAATCAAACAAGCAAAATACAATGATGCTATCCAAAGCCTTTCAAAAGCTAACGAAACCAACGACGTTCTATACAACCTGGCATTGGCTAATCTTTTGAGCAGAAACTATGATGCTGCGAAAAAAGGCTTCGAAGCTGTTACTGCAGGCAACGATAAAAATGCTTGGGGTTATTACCTAAGTGCAGTTACTGCTGCAAGATTAAAAGATGAAGGAACTCTTACCAAAAATCTTAAGAGAGCAGTTCAATTAGACAGCAAACTAACTGAAAAAGCACTTAACGATGTAGAATTCCTTGAGTATCAAAACTCAGAAAACTTTAAGAATGCTATTAAATAA
- a CDS encoding PspC domain-containing protein, producing the protein MIKILAFFEKQAFGVCSTLGEKLGIASSAVRMFFVYASFLTFGSPLVIYLFLAFLVNIHKYLRRKRSTIWDF; encoded by the coding sequence ATGATTAAAATTCTGGCATTCTTTGAGAAACAAGCTTTTGGCGTGTGTTCTACTCTTGGGGAAAAATTGGGGATTGCTTCTTCCGCAGTTAGAATGTTTTTCGTATACGCCTCTTTCTTAACTTTTGGTTCTCCTTTAGTGATTTATCTTTTCCTGGCTTTCTTGGTAAATATTCACAAATATCTTAGAAGGAAAAGAAGTACAATCTGGGATTTCTAG
- a CDS encoding glycosyltransferase family 2 protein, protein MKVAVVILNWNGLTFLKKFLPDVIKYSPEATVYVADNNSFDESLQYVEKNHPEVEIIQLPKNEGFCKGYNSALSQIEAEYYVLLNSDVQVTAGWISPIISLMDSDPLIAACQPKIKSYLEPEYFEYAGAAGGFIDYLGYPFCRGRIFEKLEKDKGQYNDSKEIFWATGACMFIKAELFHKTGGFDDDFFAHMEEIDLCWRLKRLGYKIMYCGKAEVFHVGGGTLSATNPQKTYLNFRNNLALLIKNHSDKHFFRTIFIRMLLDGVAAFKLLFSDSYRHFNAVIKAHFSVYGQYKKLYIKRVRLKKAGYQYLSEDATVLKKSIIMQFFLFRKNKFGKLKF, encoded by the coding sequence ATGAAAGTAGCAGTAGTCATCCTTAACTGGAATGGCTTAACATTTTTAAAGAAGTTTTTACCTGACGTAATAAAATATAGTCCGGAGGCCACTGTTTATGTAGCAGACAACAATTCTTTTGACGAAAGCCTCCAATATGTTGAGAAAAATCATCCGGAAGTAGAAATTATTCAATTACCCAAAAATGAAGGGTTCTGCAAAGGATATAATTCAGCCTTAAGTCAAATTGAGGCTGAATATTATGTATTATTAAATTCAGATGTTCAGGTTACTGCAGGGTGGATTAGCCCTATAATCAGCCTAATGGATTCGGATCCATTAATTGCAGCCTGCCAGCCGAAGATCAAATCATATTTAGAACCTGAATATTTTGAATATGCCGGGGCAGCAGGAGGATTTATAGATTATCTTGGTTATCCCTTTTGCAGAGGACGAATATTTGAAAAACTGGAAAAAGACAAAGGACAATATAATGATTCTAAAGAAATTTTCTGGGCGACTGGCGCATGCATGTTCATTAAGGCAGAACTTTTCCATAAAACAGGAGGCTTTGATGATGATTTTTTTGCACACATGGAAGAAATTGACCTATGCTGGAGACTAAAAAGACTGGGCTATAAAATAATGTATTGCGGAAAGGCTGAAGTATTCCACGTAGGAGGAGGCACCCTTTCTGCGACAAATCCGCAAAAAACATATTTAAATTTCAGAAATAACCTTGCCTTATTAATTAAAAATCATTCAGATAAACATTTTTTCAGAACGATATTCATTCGGATGTTATTAGATGGCGTTGCGGCATTTAAATTGTTATTTTCTGATTCCTACAGACATTTTAATGCAGTCATCAAAGCTCATTTCAGCGTTTATGGCCAGTATAAAAAATTATATATTAAGAGGGTGCGATTGAAAAAGGCAGGTTACCAGTATTTGTCAGAAGACGCCACAGTGTTAAAAAAATCTATTATAATGCAGTTTTTTTTATTCCGGAAAAATAAATTCGGAAAGTTGAAATTCTAG
- a CDS encoding YbaB/EbfC family nucleoid-associated protein, giving the protein MFDMMNMLGKIKEVQAKVKEAKDNLVNITVTSEAGAGMVKATINGNRKIVKLDIDPEMLKSNDKEMIQDLVVAAVNKGMEEIEEKIKESLKKSTEGLLPNIPGLDLGNII; this is encoded by the coding sequence ATGTTTGATATGATGAACATGCTTGGAAAAATAAAAGAAGTACAAGCAAAAGTAAAAGAAGCTAAAGACAATTTAGTAAACATCACTGTTACTTCCGAAGCTGGAGCAGGAATGGTTAAAGCAACTATCAATGGCAACCGTAAAATAGTAAAGCTGGATATTGATCCGGAAATGCTTAAAAGTAACGACAAAGAAATGATACAGGACCTGGTAGTAGCAGCGGTAAATAAAGGAATGGAAGAAATAGAAGAAAAGATCAAAGAAAGTCTTAAAAAATCAACAGAAGGTTTATTGCCAAACATACCAGGCTTGGATTTAGGAAATATAATTTAA
- a CDS encoding gliding motility-associated C-terminal domain-containing protein, with protein sequence MIQFVKYFFGVILLFHCFYSIGQEKFDLSADTICVGDLLTISDDNKPNTYYNFHGSNLDTCGTIPNAITYDNYVACKSYIYKKSGSYVIDQIINSYTAKKTVVVMDKLPPAFEVFRCISNQVKIRITDTYYHEYLLDYGTGPIAVNSGQELIVTLAGPTAIKLTGRFRPTLCGNSATQNVTPFSVLPVPQLNKVIANNFSQSSGSINILFSVSTSFNQYKVERDINYSGIFTPIDTIDGTNTSFLDENLNTENNSYCYRISAFDDCNNMSSSSTICSSPFSVSAINNANNINWTQYHQPGFQSYEILKNSVTLSTFTSSNTTTISDTDIKCGKEDCYKLITHLISGGVFESPAICVKGISNNIPTAISNLNSTIENNQVKILWSSSVSSIPKYTILKSTNGGSPEIITEVKQQPYFTSINFLDSDCYQIEFSDSCGNKSPLSNQTCPVVLTLEESETENMLQWTPYSGFVSGISKYVIVKSDLSGNILKEIDAGTSLSFTDTEIDPHTSVGFTYYIKAIPAGIEVIPFSQSNIKTVKYEIQIFTPTAFTPDKDGINDVFIPKGKFFTEFEMTVFNRWGEIVFHSTDINNGWDGLYKGDVAKQDSYAYLIKAKDNRGREKVYKGTVTLLR encoded by the coding sequence GTGATTCAATTTGTAAAGTATTTTTTTGGGGTCATTTTACTTTTCCACTGCTTTTATAGTATAGGGCAGGAAAAATTTGATTTATCTGCCGACACTATTTGCGTTGGCGATTTATTAACTATCAGTGACGACAACAAACCAAATACTTACTACAATTTTCACGGATCCAATCTTGATACATGCGGCACAATTCCTAATGCTATTACATATGATAATTATGTAGCTTGCAAATCCTATATCTATAAAAAATCCGGATCATACGTCATAGATCAGATTATCAATAGTTACACTGCCAAGAAGACAGTAGTTGTGATGGATAAACTTCCTCCTGCTTTTGAAGTTTTCAGATGCATCAGTAATCAGGTCAAAATCCGAATTACCGATACTTATTACCATGAATATTTGCTTGATTATGGCACTGGCCCTATAGCAGTTAATTCAGGGCAGGAGCTTATAGTTACTTTGGCAGGACCGACCGCTATAAAATTAACAGGAAGATTCAGACCTACCCTTTGTGGAAATTCAGCAACCCAGAATGTGACTCCATTTTCCGTTTTGCCGGTTCCTCAGTTAAACAAAGTCATAGCAAACAACTTTAGTCAGTCATCAGGCAGCATAAATATTTTGTTTTCGGTTTCAACTTCTTTTAATCAATACAAGGTTGAACGAGACATTAATTATTCCGGGATATTTACTCCCATCGATACCATTGATGGTACCAATACGAGTTTTCTTGATGAAAACCTAAACACAGAAAACAACTCCTACTGTTACAGAATTTCAGCTTTTGATGACTGTAATAACATGAGCTCTTCTTCAACTATTTGCTCCTCTCCTTTTTCAGTTTCGGCTATCAACAATGCAAACAATATCAATTGGACTCAATATCATCAACCCGGCTTTCAAAGCTATGAGATTCTTAAAAATAGTGTAACACTTTCAACATTTACCTCCAGTAATACAACAACCATCAGTGATACAGATATCAAATGTGGAAAGGAAGACTGCTATAAACTTATCACTCATCTGATTTCAGGAGGAGTATTTGAATCTCCGGCAATCTGTGTAAAAGGAATATCTAACAATATCCCCACAGCTATTAGTAACCTGAATTCAACCATAGAAAACAATCAGGTAAAAATATTATGGAGTTCGTCTGTTTCTTCCATACCAAAGTACACTATTTTAAAAAGTACGAATGGAGGATCACCTGAAATCATAACAGAAGTAAAGCAACAGCCCTATTTTACATCAATCAACTTTTTAGATAGTGATTGTTACCAGATTGAATTTTCGGATTCTTGCGGAAATAAATCACCGCTGAGTAATCAGACATGCCCGGTTGTACTCACTCTAGAAGAGTCCGAGACCGAGAATATGCTGCAATGGACACCCTATTCAGGTTTTGTTTCAGGAATATCAAAATACGTAATAGTAAAGTCAGATCTATCAGGAAATATTTTAAAAGAAATTGATGCTGGCACCAGTCTTTCTTTTACAGACACAGAAATTGATCCTCACACTTCTGTTGGGTTCACATATTATATTAAAGCAATTCCGGCGGGAATTGAAGTCATCCCCTTTTCACAGTCAAATATAAAAACAGTAAAATACGAAATTCAGATATTTACCCCTACAGCATTTACTCCGGACAAAGATGGTATTAATGATGTTTTTATTCCAAAGGGGAAATTCTTTACTGAATTTGAAATGACCGTTTTTAACCGGTGGGGAGAAATAGTATTTCACAGTACCGACATTAATAATGGTTGGGATGGACTTTATAAAGGAGATGTAGCTAAACAAGACAGCTATGCTTACCTAATAAAAGCAAAAGATAACCGAGGAAGAGAAAAGGTATATAAAGGAACAGTTACATTATTAAGATAA
- the hisS gene encoding histidine--tRNA ligase, translated as MSTQKPSIPKGTRDFGPEKMAKRNYIFSTIKEVFTRFGFLPLETPSMENISVLTGKYGDEGDQLIFKILNSRLYEAKNKEELKAEFDKGLEKNINSDILTEKALRYDLTVPFARYVVMNRNEITFPFKRYQIQPVWRADRPQKGRYREFYQCDADIVGTDSLLCEAEIVLMVHEVFKKLKIENFALKINNRKILSGITEIIGKPGCETDFCVAIDKLDKIGIEGVLKELREKDFDEKSIELLLPILHLQGDSKEKLEAMKEILASSATGLKGIEEINAVLEKVGLLGLTTSSLEFDLTLARGLSYYTGAIFEVKAIGVQIGSISGGGRYDNLTGVFGLPGVSGVGISFGVDRIYDVMEELNLFPEEHLDSTKILLCYFDEKGQQFGLPLLTKLRAACINSEIYPDVAKIKKQLDYANKKQVTYVGIIGDEEIKAGKVAVKNMVSGEQESLTIDEIIAKLK; from the coding sequence ATGAGTACTCAAAAACCCTCAATTCCAAAAGGTACAAGAGATTTTGGCCCTGAAAAAATGGCCAAAAGAAATTATATATTTTCTACTATAAAAGAAGTTTTTACCCGTTTTGGATTTCTTCCTCTGGAAACTCCTTCCATGGAAAATATTTCAGTCCTTACGGGAAAATATGGTGATGAAGGAGATCAGCTTATCTTCAAAATATTGAACTCAAGGCTTTACGAGGCGAAAAATAAAGAGGAACTAAAAGCTGAATTTGATAAGGGCCTGGAAAAAAACATCAACTCTGATATTCTTACGGAAAAAGCTTTAAGATACGACCTTACTGTACCTTTTGCACGGTATGTCGTTATGAACAGAAATGAAATAACTTTTCCATTTAAAAGATATCAGATTCAACCGGTTTGGAGAGCAGACAGGCCACAAAAAGGCAGATATCGTGAGTTTTACCAATGTGATGCGGATATTGTCGGCACAGACTCTTTATTATGCGAGGCTGAAATCGTTTTGATGGTTCATGAGGTATTTAAAAAACTGAAAATTGAAAACTTCGCTTTAAAAATCAATAACAGAAAGATATTGTCCGGAATTACTGAAATAATTGGTAAGCCAGGCTGTGAAACAGATTTTTGTGTTGCCATTGACAAGCTTGACAAAATCGGGATCGAAGGAGTTCTGAAAGAATTAAGAGAAAAGGATTTTGATGAAAAAAGTATAGAATTGCTTTTACCTATTCTTCATCTGCAAGGTGATAGCAAAGAAAAACTGGAAGCAATGAAAGAAATTCTGGCAAGTTCGGCTACTGGTTTAAAAGGGATCGAAGAAATAAATGCTGTACTTGAAAAAGTAGGCTTGCTGGGTTTGACAACCTCCAGTCTTGAATTTGACCTTACTCTTGCCCGTGGCCTGAGCTATTATACAGGAGCGATATTCGAGGTAAAGGCAATCGGAGTTCAAATAGGAAGTATCAGTGGCGGAGGTCGTTACGATAATCTTACTGGTGTATTCGGATTACCGGGAGTTTCCGGAGTCGGTATTTCTTTTGGGGTTGACAGAATTTATGATGTAATGGAAGAATTAAATTTATTTCCGGAAGAGCATTTAGATTCTACAAAAATTCTTCTTTGCTATTTTGACGAAAAGGGACAACAATTCGGTCTTCCATTGCTTACCAAGTTAAGAGCTGCGTGTATCAATAGTGAGATCTATCCCGATGTGGCAAAAATCAAGAAGCAGTTAGACTATGCCAATAAAAAACAGGTGACCTACGTTGGGATCATAGGTGATGAAGAGATTAAAGCCGGAAAAGTCGCAGTTAAAAACATGGTAAGCGGGGAACAGGAGTCTTTGACTATTGATGAGATTATCGCAAAACTAAAATAA
- a CDS encoding metallophosphoesterase family protein, with translation MKRIGLISDTHGFLDPKVFDHFKDVDEIWHAGDFGPAEVALELARIKPLKGVYGNIDDKDIRFEFPKDLIFEEEGFKIFITHIGGYPGHYAKGIKDQLKKEKPDLFICGHSHILRVISDPELKLISINPGAAGNQGFHKIKTIMKFDLNNKKLENVKAIELGKRG, from the coding sequence TTGAAAAGAATAGGTTTAATTTCCGATACTCACGGATTTCTGGATCCAAAAGTCTTTGATCATTTTAAAGATGTAGATGAGATCTGGCATGCAGGAGATTTCGGACCAGCAGAAGTGGCATTAGAATTAGCCAGAATTAAGCCGTTAAAAGGTGTATATGGCAATATTGATGATAAAGATATTCGGTTTGAATTTCCAAAAGATTTGATTTTTGAAGAAGAAGGATTTAAAATCTTCATCACTCACATTGGTGGTTATCCTGGGCACTATGCCAAAGGAATTAAAGATCAATTGAAAAAGGAAAAACCTGATCTTTTTATTTGCGGACATTCTCATATTCTCAGAGTAATATCCGATCCGGAACTTAAATTGATTTCGATAAATCCAGGAGCTGCTGGTAATCAAGGGTTTCATAAAATAAAAACAATTATGAAATTTGACCTCAATAATAAAAAACTGGAAAATGTGAAGGCAATTGAATTAGGCAAAAGAGGATAA